A segment of the Agrobacterium tumefaciens genome:
GTTCGGTGCGCTCGACGCCTTCACGCGCGAAGAGCTGTGGTGCGTGATCCGCGACCTGCATTCTGCGCAACGCGTCACCATTATTCTTGTGACGCATGACCTGCGCGAAGCGGTATTTCTGGCCGACAAGATCTTTGTCATGAGTGCACGGCCTGGACGCGTACTCGCCGAACACAAGGTGCCTTTCGCCCGTCCACGCCAGCTTGGCATCATGTACGATCAGAGTTTCAACGACATGGTACAGGCACTGCACGGCGAGATCGCGCAGGCAAGGGTGGCAGCATGAGCACGATCGTTGAAAGCAATATCGCGGAAGAGCCCGCAAAGCCGCTGATCGCCCGCGTCAACTGGGTCAAGGCTGCACCGTGGCTCTACACGCTGGCCCTGTTTGCTGCGTGGGAACTCCTGGTCTACGCCCTGAAAATGCCACCGACCATTCTGCCGTCGCCGACACGTGTGGCGCAGGCGATTATTCAATATTGGTCGCCGATCTGGAAAAACTCGCTGCAGACGCTCTATACGACAACGCTTGGTTTTGCGCTTGCCGTCGTTGCCGGCCTGGGCATCGGCCTGTTCATCGGTTGGTCGAAGACGATCTATGCCGGACTTTATCCGCTGATGATCGGCTTTAACGCCATCCCGAAGGTCGCGCTTGTACCGATCCTCGTCATCTGGTTCGGCATTGGTACCGTGCCTGCGGTTCTGACCGCTTTCCTGATTTCCTTCTTCCCCATCGTCGTCAACGTTGCCACCGGCCTAGCCACCATCGAGCCGGAAACGGAAGACGTGCTGCGCGCACTTGGCGCGAAGAAGATGGATATCATGTTGAAGGTCGGCATCCCGCGTTCGATGCCTTATTTCTTCGGTTCGCTGAAAATCGCCATCACGCTGGCCTTTGTCGGTTCTGTCGTCTCGGAGACGGTCGCCTCCAATTATGGCCTCGGCAACATGATGAGTTCGGCACAGAGCCAGTTCAATGTGCCCCTGGTTTTTGCCGGCCTGCTGATGCTCGCCGTCGAAGGGATCGTCATGTACGCGATCATGGCCTGGATCGAAA
Coding sequences within it:
- a CDS encoding ABC transporter permease, which translates into the protein MSTIVESNIAEEPAKPLIARVNWVKAAPWLYTLALFAAWELLVYALKMPPTILPSPTRVAQAIIQYWSPIWKNSLQTLYTTTLGFALAVVAGLGIGLFIGWSKTIYAGLYPLMIGFNAIPKVALVPILVIWFGIGTVPAVLTAFLISFFPIVVNVATGLATIEPETEDVLRALGAKKMDIMLKVGIPRSMPYFFGSLKIAITLAFVGSVVSETVASNYGLGNMMSSAQSQFNVPLVFAGLLMLAVEGIVMYAIMAWIEKRMTGWAHRSTMGQ